The Pan troglodytes isolate AG18354 chromosome 1, NHGRI_mPanTro3-v2.0_pri, whole genome shotgun sequence genome includes a region encoding these proteins:
- the CD1E gene encoding T-cell surface glycoprotein CD1e, membrane-associated isoform X2, translating into MRAGVLPRNPSFNRASMLLLFLLFEGLCCPGENTAAPQALQSYRLAAEEQLSFRMLQTSSFANHSWAHSEGSGWLSDLQTHGWDTVLGTIRFLKPWSHGNFSKQELKNLQSLFQLYFHSFIRIVQASAGQFQLEYPFEIQILSGCRMNAPQIFLNMAYQGSDFLSFQGISWEPSPGAGIRAQNVCKVLNRYLDIKEILQSLLGHTCPRFLAGLMEAGESELKRKVKPEAWLSRGPSPGPGHLQLVCHVSGFYPKPVWVMWMRGEQEQRGTQRGDVLPNADETWYLRATLDVAAGEAAGLSCRVKHSSLGGHDLIIHWGGHSIFLILICLTVIVTLVILVVVDSRLKKQSPVFLVGANTQDTKNSRHLFCLAQVSWIKNRVLKKWKTRLNQLW; encoded by the exons ATGAGGGCAGGTGTCCTGCCAAGGAATCCTTCCTTTAACAGAGCTTCAATGCTGCTCCTGTTCCTCCTCTTCGAGGGTCTCTGCTGTCCTGGGGAAAATACAGCAG CTCCCCAGGCTCTACAATCCTATCGTCTAGCAGCAGAGGAGCAGCTGTCCTTCCGCATGCTCCAAACTTCCTCCTTTGCCAACCACAGCTGGGCACACAGTGAGGGCTCAGGATGGCTGAGTGACCTGCAGACTCATGGCTGGGACACTGTCTTGGGCACCATCCGCTTTCTGAAGCCCTGGTCCCATGGAAACTTCAGCAAGCAGGAGCTGAAAAACTTACAGTCACTGTTCCAGTTATACTTCCATAGTTTTATCCGGATAGTGCAAGCTTCTGCTGGTCAATTTCAGCTTGAAT ACCCCTTCGAGATCCAGATATTATCTGGCTGTAGAATGAATGCCCCACAAATCTTCTTAAATATGGCATATCAAGGATCAGATTTCCTGAGTTTCCAAGGAATTTCCTGGGAGCCATCTCCAGGAGCAGGGATCCGGGCCCAGAACGTCTGTAAAGTGCTCAATCGCTACCTAGATATTAAGGAAATACTGCAAAGCCTTCTTGGTCACACCTGCCCTCGATTTCTAGCGGGGCTCATGGAAGCAGGGGAGTCAGAACTGAAACGGAAAG TGAAGCCAGAGGCCTGGCTGTCCCGTGGCCCCAGTCCTGGCCCTGGCCATCTGCAGCTTGTGTGCCATGTCTCAGGATTCTACCCAAAGCCCGTGTGGGTGATGTGGATGCGGGGTGAGCAGGAGCAGCGGGGCACTCAGCGAGGGGACGTCCTGCCTAATGCTGACGAGACATGGTATCTCCGAGCAACCCTGGATGTGGCGGCTGGGGAGGCAGCTGGCCTGTCCTGTCGGGTGAAACACAGCAGTCTAGGGGGCCATGATCTAATCATCCATTGGG GTGGACATTCCATCTTTCTCATCCTGATCTGTTTGACTGTGATAGTTACACTGGTCATATTGGTTGTAGTTGACTCACGGTTAAAAAAACAGAG CCCTGTCTTTCTCGTGGGAGCCAACACCCAGGACACCAAGAATTCAAGACATCTGTTCTGCTTGGCACAAGTATCGTGGATCAAAAACAGAGTATTGAAGAAGTGGAAGACACGCCTAAACCAACTCTGGTGA
- the CD1E gene encoding T-cell surface glycoprotein CD1e, membrane-associated isoform X1, protein MRAGVLPRNPSFNRASMLLLFLLFEGLCCPGENTAAPQALQSYRLAAEEQLSFRMLQTSSFANHSWAHSEGSGWLSDLQTHGWDTVLGTIRFLKPWSHGNFSKQELKNLQSLFQLYFHSFIRIVQASAGQFQLEYPFEIQILSGCRMNAPQIFLNMAYQGSDFLSFQGISWEPSPGAGIRAQNVCKVLNRYLDIKEILQSLLGHTCPRFLAGLMEAGESELKRKVKPEAWLSRGPSPGPGHLQLVCHVSGFYPKPVWVMWMRGEQEQRGTQRGDVLPNADETWYLRATLDVAAGEAAGLSCRVKHSSLGGHDLIIHWGGHSIFLILICLTVIVTLVILVVVDSRLKKQSSHKNVLSPHTPSPVFLVGANTQDTKNSRHLFCLAQVSWIKNRVLKKWKTRLNQLW, encoded by the exons ATGAGGGCAGGTGTCCTGCCAAGGAATCCTTCCTTTAACAGAGCTTCAATGCTGCTCCTGTTCCTCCTCTTCGAGGGTCTCTGCTGTCCTGGGGAAAATACAGCAG CTCCCCAGGCTCTACAATCCTATCGTCTAGCAGCAGAGGAGCAGCTGTCCTTCCGCATGCTCCAAACTTCCTCCTTTGCCAACCACAGCTGGGCACACAGTGAGGGCTCAGGATGGCTGAGTGACCTGCAGACTCATGGCTGGGACACTGTCTTGGGCACCATCCGCTTTCTGAAGCCCTGGTCCCATGGAAACTTCAGCAAGCAGGAGCTGAAAAACTTACAGTCACTGTTCCAGTTATACTTCCATAGTTTTATCCGGATAGTGCAAGCTTCTGCTGGTCAATTTCAGCTTGAAT ACCCCTTCGAGATCCAGATATTATCTGGCTGTAGAATGAATGCCCCACAAATCTTCTTAAATATGGCATATCAAGGATCAGATTTCCTGAGTTTCCAAGGAATTTCCTGGGAGCCATCTCCAGGAGCAGGGATCCGGGCCCAGAACGTCTGTAAAGTGCTCAATCGCTACCTAGATATTAAGGAAATACTGCAAAGCCTTCTTGGTCACACCTGCCCTCGATTTCTAGCGGGGCTCATGGAAGCAGGGGAGTCAGAACTGAAACGGAAAG TGAAGCCAGAGGCCTGGCTGTCCCGTGGCCCCAGTCCTGGCCCTGGCCATCTGCAGCTTGTGTGCCATGTCTCAGGATTCTACCCAAAGCCCGTGTGGGTGATGTGGATGCGGGGTGAGCAGGAGCAGCGGGGCACTCAGCGAGGGGACGTCCTGCCTAATGCTGACGAGACATGGTATCTCCGAGCAACCCTGGATGTGGCGGCTGGGGAGGCAGCTGGCCTGTCCTGTCGGGTGAAACACAGCAGTCTAGGGGGCCATGATCTAATCATCCATTGGG GTGGACATTCCATCTTTCTCATCCTGATCTGTTTGACTGTGATAGTTACACTGGTCATATTGGTTGTAGTTGACTCACGGTTAAAAAAACAGAG TTCACATAAGAACGTTCTTTCTCCCCACACACCCAGCCCTGTCTTTCTCGTGGGAGCCAACACCCAGGACACCAAGAATTCAAGACATCTGTTCTGCTTGGCACAAGTATCGTGGATCAAAAACAGAGTATTGAAGAAGTGGAAGACACGCCTAAACCAACTCTGGTGA
- the CD1E gene encoding T-cell surface glycoprotein CD1e, membrane-associated isoform X4 translates to MLQTSSFANHSWAHSEGSGWLSDLQTHGWDTVLGTIRFLKPWSHGNFSKQELKNLQSLFQLYFHSFIRIVQASAGQFQLEYPFEIQILSGCRMNAPQIFLNMAYQGSDFLSFQGISWEPSPGAGIRAQNVCKVLNRYLDIKEILQSLLGHTCPRFLAGLMEAGESELKRKVKPEAWLSRGPSPGPGHLQLVCHVSGFYPKPVWVMWMRGEQEQRGTQRGDVLPNADETWYLRATLDVAAGEAAGLSCRVKHSSLGGHDLIIHWGGHSIFLILICLTVIVTLVILVVVDSRLKKQSSHKNVLSPHTPSPVFLVGANTQDTKNSRHLFCLAQVSWIKNRVLKKWKTRLNQLW, encoded by the exons ATGCTCCAAACTTCCTCCTTTGCCAACCACAGCTGGGCACACAGTGAGGGCTCAGGATGGCTGAGTGACCTGCAGACTCATGGCTGGGACACTGTCTTGGGCACCATCCGCTTTCTGAAGCCCTGGTCCCATGGAAACTTCAGCAAGCAGGAGCTGAAAAACTTACAGTCACTGTTCCAGTTATACTTCCATAGTTTTATCCGGATAGTGCAAGCTTCTGCTGGTCAATTTCAGCTTGAAT ACCCCTTCGAGATCCAGATATTATCTGGCTGTAGAATGAATGCCCCACAAATCTTCTTAAATATGGCATATCAAGGATCAGATTTCCTGAGTTTCCAAGGAATTTCCTGGGAGCCATCTCCAGGAGCAGGGATCCGGGCCCAGAACGTCTGTAAAGTGCTCAATCGCTACCTAGATATTAAGGAAATACTGCAAAGCCTTCTTGGTCACACCTGCCCTCGATTTCTAGCGGGGCTCATGGAAGCAGGGGAGTCAGAACTGAAACGGAAAG TGAAGCCAGAGGCCTGGCTGTCCCGTGGCCCCAGTCCTGGCCCTGGCCATCTGCAGCTTGTGTGCCATGTCTCAGGATTCTACCCAAAGCCCGTGTGGGTGATGTGGATGCGGGGTGAGCAGGAGCAGCGGGGCACTCAGCGAGGGGACGTCCTGCCTAATGCTGACGAGACATGGTATCTCCGAGCAACCCTGGATGTGGCGGCTGGGGAGGCAGCTGGCCTGTCCTGTCGGGTGAAACACAGCAGTCTAGGGGGCCATGATCTAATCATCCATTGGG GTGGACATTCCATCTTTCTCATCCTGATCTGTTTGACTGTGATAGTTACACTGGTCATATTGGTTGTAGTTGACTCACGGTTAAAAAAACAGAG TTCACATAAGAACGTTCTTTCTCCCCACACACCCAGCCCTGTCTTTCTCGTGGGAGCCAACACCCAGGACACCAAGAATTCAAGACATCTGTTCTGCTTGGCACAAGTATCGTGGATCAAAAACAGAGTATTGAAGAAGTGGAAGACACGCCTAAACCAACTCTGGTGA
- the CD1E gene encoding T-cell surface glycoprotein CD1e, membrane-associated isoform X6, whose protein sequence is MRAGVLPRNPSFNRASMLLLFLLFEGLCCPGENTAAPQALQSYRLAAEEQLSFRMLQTSSFANHSWAHSEGSGWLSDLQTHGWDTVLGTIRFLKPWSHGNFSKQELKNLQSLFQLYFHSFIRIVQASAGQFQLEYPFEIQILSGCRMNAPQIFLNMAYQGSDFLSFQGISWEPSPGAGIRAQNVCKVLNRYLDIKEILQSLLGHTCPRFLAGLMEAGESELKRKVKPEAWLSRGPSPGPGHLQLVCHVSGFYPKPVWVMWMRGGHSIFLILICLTVIVTLVILVVVDSRLKKQSSHKNVLSPHTPSPVFLVGANTQDTKNSRHLFCLAQVSWIKNRVLKKWKTRLNQLW, encoded by the exons ATGAGGGCAGGTGTCCTGCCAAGGAATCCTTCCTTTAACAGAGCTTCAATGCTGCTCCTGTTCCTCCTCTTCGAGGGTCTCTGCTGTCCTGGGGAAAATACAGCAG CTCCCCAGGCTCTACAATCCTATCGTCTAGCAGCAGAGGAGCAGCTGTCCTTCCGCATGCTCCAAACTTCCTCCTTTGCCAACCACAGCTGGGCACACAGTGAGGGCTCAGGATGGCTGAGTGACCTGCAGACTCATGGCTGGGACACTGTCTTGGGCACCATCCGCTTTCTGAAGCCCTGGTCCCATGGAAACTTCAGCAAGCAGGAGCTGAAAAACTTACAGTCACTGTTCCAGTTATACTTCCATAGTTTTATCCGGATAGTGCAAGCTTCTGCTGGTCAATTTCAGCTTGAAT ACCCCTTCGAGATCCAGATATTATCTGGCTGTAGAATGAATGCCCCACAAATCTTCTTAAATATGGCATATCAAGGATCAGATTTCCTGAGTTTCCAAGGAATTTCCTGGGAGCCATCTCCAGGAGCAGGGATCCGGGCCCAGAACGTCTGTAAAGTGCTCAATCGCTACCTAGATATTAAGGAAATACTGCAAAGCCTTCTTGGTCACACCTGCCCTCGATTTCTAGCGGGGCTCATGGAAGCAGGGGAGTCAGAACTGAAACGGAAAG TGAAGCCAGAGGCCTGGCTGTCCCGTGGCCCCAGTCCTGGCCCTGGCCATCTGCAGCTTGTGTGCCATGTCTCAGGATTCTACCCAAAGCCCGTGTGGGTGATGTGGATGCGGG GTGGACATTCCATCTTTCTCATCCTGATCTGTTTGACTGTGATAGTTACACTGGTCATATTGGTTGTAGTTGACTCACGGTTAAAAAAACAGAG TTCACATAAGAACGTTCTTTCTCCCCACACACCCAGCCCTGTCTTTCTCGTGGGAGCCAACACCCAGGACACCAAGAATTCAAGACATCTGTTCTGCTTGGCACAAGTATCGTGGATCAAAAACAGAGTATTGAAGAAGTGGAAGACACGCCTAAACCAACTCTGGTGA
- the CD1E gene encoding T-cell surface glycoprotein CD1e, membrane-associated isoform X7, whose protein sequence is MRAGVLPRNPSFNRASMLLLFLLFEGLCCPGENTAAPQALQSYRLAAEEQLSFRMLQTSSFANHSWAHSEGSGWLSDLQTHGWDTVLGTIRFLKPWSHGNFSKQELKNLQSLFQLYFHSFIRIVQASAGQFQLEYPFEIQILSGCRMNAPQIFLNMAYQGSDFLSFQGISWEPSPGAGIRAQNVCKVLNRYLDIKEILQSLLGHTCPRFLAGLMEAGESELKRKVKPEAWLSRGPSPGPGHLQLVCHVSGFYPKPVWVMWMRGGHSIFLILICLTVIVTLVILVVVDSRLKKQSPVFLVGANTQDTKNSRHLFCLAQVSWIKNRVLKKWKTRLNQLW, encoded by the exons ATGAGGGCAGGTGTCCTGCCAAGGAATCCTTCCTTTAACAGAGCTTCAATGCTGCTCCTGTTCCTCCTCTTCGAGGGTCTCTGCTGTCCTGGGGAAAATACAGCAG CTCCCCAGGCTCTACAATCCTATCGTCTAGCAGCAGAGGAGCAGCTGTCCTTCCGCATGCTCCAAACTTCCTCCTTTGCCAACCACAGCTGGGCACACAGTGAGGGCTCAGGATGGCTGAGTGACCTGCAGACTCATGGCTGGGACACTGTCTTGGGCACCATCCGCTTTCTGAAGCCCTGGTCCCATGGAAACTTCAGCAAGCAGGAGCTGAAAAACTTACAGTCACTGTTCCAGTTATACTTCCATAGTTTTATCCGGATAGTGCAAGCTTCTGCTGGTCAATTTCAGCTTGAAT ACCCCTTCGAGATCCAGATATTATCTGGCTGTAGAATGAATGCCCCACAAATCTTCTTAAATATGGCATATCAAGGATCAGATTTCCTGAGTTTCCAAGGAATTTCCTGGGAGCCATCTCCAGGAGCAGGGATCCGGGCCCAGAACGTCTGTAAAGTGCTCAATCGCTACCTAGATATTAAGGAAATACTGCAAAGCCTTCTTGGTCACACCTGCCCTCGATTTCTAGCGGGGCTCATGGAAGCAGGGGAGTCAGAACTGAAACGGAAAG TGAAGCCAGAGGCCTGGCTGTCCCGTGGCCCCAGTCCTGGCCCTGGCCATCTGCAGCTTGTGTGCCATGTCTCAGGATTCTACCCAAAGCCCGTGTGGGTGATGTGGATGCGGG GTGGACATTCCATCTTTCTCATCCTGATCTGTTTGACTGTGATAGTTACACTGGTCATATTGGTTGTAGTTGACTCACGGTTAAAAAAACAGAG CCCTGTCTTTCTCGTGGGAGCCAACACCCAGGACACCAAGAATTCAAGACATCTGTTCTGCTTGGCACAAGTATCGTGGATCAAAAACAGAGTATTGAAGAAGTGGAAGACACGCCTAAACCAACTCTGGTGA
- the CD1E gene encoding T-cell surface glycoprotein CD1e, membrane-associated isoform X3 produces MRAGVLPRNPSFNRASMLLLFLLFEGLCCPGENTAAPQALQSYRLAAEEQLSFRMLQTSSFANHSWAHSEGSGWLSDLQTHGWDTVLGTIRFLKPWSHGNFSKQELKNLQSLFQLYFHSFIRIVQASAGQFQLEYPFEIQILSGCRMNAPQIFLNMAYQGSDFLSFQGISWEPSPGAGIRAQNVCKVLNRYLDIKEILQSLLGHTCPRFLAGLMEAGESELKRKVKPEAWLSRGPSPGPGHLQLVCHVSGFYPKPVWVMWMRGEQEQRGTQRGDVLPNADETWYLRATLDVAAGEAAGLSCRVKHSSLGGHDLIIHWVHIRTFFLPTHPALSFSWEPTPRTPRIQDICSAWHKYRGSKTEY; encoded by the exons ATGAGGGCAGGTGTCCTGCCAAGGAATCCTTCCTTTAACAGAGCTTCAATGCTGCTCCTGTTCCTCCTCTTCGAGGGTCTCTGCTGTCCTGGGGAAAATACAGCAG CTCCCCAGGCTCTACAATCCTATCGTCTAGCAGCAGAGGAGCAGCTGTCCTTCCGCATGCTCCAAACTTCCTCCTTTGCCAACCACAGCTGGGCACACAGTGAGGGCTCAGGATGGCTGAGTGACCTGCAGACTCATGGCTGGGACACTGTCTTGGGCACCATCCGCTTTCTGAAGCCCTGGTCCCATGGAAACTTCAGCAAGCAGGAGCTGAAAAACTTACAGTCACTGTTCCAGTTATACTTCCATAGTTTTATCCGGATAGTGCAAGCTTCTGCTGGTCAATTTCAGCTTGAAT ACCCCTTCGAGATCCAGATATTATCTGGCTGTAGAATGAATGCCCCACAAATCTTCTTAAATATGGCATATCAAGGATCAGATTTCCTGAGTTTCCAAGGAATTTCCTGGGAGCCATCTCCAGGAGCAGGGATCCGGGCCCAGAACGTCTGTAAAGTGCTCAATCGCTACCTAGATATTAAGGAAATACTGCAAAGCCTTCTTGGTCACACCTGCCCTCGATTTCTAGCGGGGCTCATGGAAGCAGGGGAGTCAGAACTGAAACGGAAAG TGAAGCCAGAGGCCTGGCTGTCCCGTGGCCCCAGTCCTGGCCCTGGCCATCTGCAGCTTGTGTGCCATGTCTCAGGATTCTACCCAAAGCCCGTGTGGGTGATGTGGATGCGGGGTGAGCAGGAGCAGCGGGGCACTCAGCGAGGGGACGTCCTGCCTAATGCTGACGAGACATGGTATCTCCGAGCAACCCTGGATGTGGCGGCTGGGGAGGCAGCTGGCCTGTCCTGTCGGGTGAAACACAGCAGTCTAGGGGGCCATGATCTAATCATCCATTGGG TTCACATAAGAACGTTCTTTCTCCCCACACACCCAGCCCTGTCTTTCTCGTGGGAGCCAACACCCAGGACACCAAGAATTCAAGACATCTGTTCTGCTTGGCACAAGTATCGTGGATCAAAAACAGAGTATTGA
- the CD1E gene encoding T-cell surface glycoprotein CD1e, membrane-associated isoform X5, whose product MRAGVLPRNPSFNRASMLLLFLLFEGLCCPGENTAAPQALQSYRLAAEEQLSFRMLQTSSFANHSWAHSEGSGWLSDLQTHGWDTVLGTIRFLKPWSHGNFSKQELKNLQSLFQLYFHSFIRIVQASAGQFQLEYPFEIQILSGCRMNAPQIFLNMAYQGSDFLSFQGISWEPSPGAGIRAQNVCKVLNRYLDIKEILQSLLGHTCPRFLAGLMEAGESELKRKVKPEAWLSRGPSPGPGHLQLVCHVSGFYPKPVWVMWMRGEQEQRGTQRGDVLPNADETWYLRATLDVAAGEAAGLSCRVKHSSLGGHDLIIHWALSFSWEPTPRTPRIQDICSAWHKYRGSKTEY is encoded by the exons ATGAGGGCAGGTGTCCTGCCAAGGAATCCTTCCTTTAACAGAGCTTCAATGCTGCTCCTGTTCCTCCTCTTCGAGGGTCTCTGCTGTCCTGGGGAAAATACAGCAG CTCCCCAGGCTCTACAATCCTATCGTCTAGCAGCAGAGGAGCAGCTGTCCTTCCGCATGCTCCAAACTTCCTCCTTTGCCAACCACAGCTGGGCACACAGTGAGGGCTCAGGATGGCTGAGTGACCTGCAGACTCATGGCTGGGACACTGTCTTGGGCACCATCCGCTTTCTGAAGCCCTGGTCCCATGGAAACTTCAGCAAGCAGGAGCTGAAAAACTTACAGTCACTGTTCCAGTTATACTTCCATAGTTTTATCCGGATAGTGCAAGCTTCTGCTGGTCAATTTCAGCTTGAAT ACCCCTTCGAGATCCAGATATTATCTGGCTGTAGAATGAATGCCCCACAAATCTTCTTAAATATGGCATATCAAGGATCAGATTTCCTGAGTTTCCAAGGAATTTCCTGGGAGCCATCTCCAGGAGCAGGGATCCGGGCCCAGAACGTCTGTAAAGTGCTCAATCGCTACCTAGATATTAAGGAAATACTGCAAAGCCTTCTTGGTCACACCTGCCCTCGATTTCTAGCGGGGCTCATGGAAGCAGGGGAGTCAGAACTGAAACGGAAAG TGAAGCCAGAGGCCTGGCTGTCCCGTGGCCCCAGTCCTGGCCCTGGCCATCTGCAGCTTGTGTGCCATGTCTCAGGATTCTACCCAAAGCCCGTGTGGGTGATGTGGATGCGGGGTGAGCAGGAGCAGCGGGGCACTCAGCGAGGGGACGTCCTGCCTAATGCTGACGAGACATGGTATCTCCGAGCAACCCTGGATGTGGCGGCTGGGGAGGCAGCTGGCCTGTCCTGTCGGGTGAAACACAGCAGTCTAGGGGGCCATGATCTAATCATCCATTGGG CCCTGTCTTTCTCGTGGGAGCCAACACCCAGGACACCAAGAATTCAAGACATCTGTTCTGCTTGGCACAAGTATCGTGGATCAAAAACAGAGTATTGA
- the CD1E gene encoding T-cell surface glycoprotein CD1e, membrane-associated isoform X8, producing MRAGVLPRNPSFNRASMLLLFLLFEGLCCPGENTAAPQALQSYRLAAEEQLSFRMLQTSSFANHSWAHSEGSGWLSDLQTHGWDTVLGTIRFLKPWSHGNFSKQELKNLQSLFQLYFHSFIRIVQASAGQFQLEYPFEIQILSGCRMNAPQIFLNMAYQGSDFLSFQGISWEPSPGAGIRAQNVCKVLNRYLDIKEILQSLLGHTCPRFLAGLMEAGESELKRKVKPEAWLSRGPSPGPGHLQLVCHVSGFYPKPVWVMWMRGEQEQRGTQRGDVLPNADETWWTFHLSHPDLFDCDSYTGHIGCS from the exons ATGAGGGCAGGTGTCCTGCCAAGGAATCCTTCCTTTAACAGAGCTTCAATGCTGCTCCTGTTCCTCCTCTTCGAGGGTCTCTGCTGTCCTGGGGAAAATACAGCAG CTCCCCAGGCTCTACAATCCTATCGTCTAGCAGCAGAGGAGCAGCTGTCCTTCCGCATGCTCCAAACTTCCTCCTTTGCCAACCACAGCTGGGCACACAGTGAGGGCTCAGGATGGCTGAGTGACCTGCAGACTCATGGCTGGGACACTGTCTTGGGCACCATCCGCTTTCTGAAGCCCTGGTCCCATGGAAACTTCAGCAAGCAGGAGCTGAAAAACTTACAGTCACTGTTCCAGTTATACTTCCATAGTTTTATCCGGATAGTGCAAGCTTCTGCTGGTCAATTTCAGCTTGAAT ACCCCTTCGAGATCCAGATATTATCTGGCTGTAGAATGAATGCCCCACAAATCTTCTTAAATATGGCATATCAAGGATCAGATTTCCTGAGTTTCCAAGGAATTTCCTGGGAGCCATCTCCAGGAGCAGGGATCCGGGCCCAGAACGTCTGTAAAGTGCTCAATCGCTACCTAGATATTAAGGAAATACTGCAAAGCCTTCTTGGTCACACCTGCCCTCGATTTCTAGCGGGGCTCATGGAAGCAGGGGAGTCAGAACTGAAACGGAAAG TGAAGCCAGAGGCCTGGCTGTCCCGTGGCCCCAGTCCTGGCCCTGGCCATCTGCAGCTTGTGTGCCATGTCTCAGGATTCTACCCAAAGCCCGTGTGGGTGATGTGGATGCGGGGTGAGCAGGAGCAGCGGGGCACTCAGCGAGGGGACGTCCTGCCTAATGCTGACGAGACATG GTGGACATTCCATCTTTCTCATCCTGATCTGTTTGACTGTGATAGTTACACTGGTCATATTGGTTGTAGTTGA
- the CD1B gene encoding T-cell surface glycoprotein CD1b isoform X2, which yields MLLLPFQLLAVLFPGGNSEHAFQGPTSFHVIQTSSFTNSTWAQTQGSGWLDDLQIHGWDSDSGTAIFLKPWSKGNFSDKEVAELEEIFRVYIFGFAREVQDFAGDFQMKYPFEIQGIAGCELHSGGAIVSFLRGALGGLDFLSIKNASCVPSPEGGSRAQKFCALIIQYQGIMETVRILLYETCPRYLLGVLNAGKADLQRQVKPEAWLSSGPSPGPGRLQLVCHVSGFYPKPVWVMWMRGNPTSIGSIVLAIIVPSLLLLLCLALWYMRRRSYQNIP from the exons ATGCTGCTGCTGCCATTTCAACTGTTAGCTGTTCTCTTTCCTGGTGGTAACAGTGAACATG CCTTCCAGGGGCCGACCTCCTTTCATGTTATCCAGACCTCGTCCTTTACCAACAGTACCTGGGCACAAACTCAAGGCTCAGGCTGGTTGGATGATTTGCAGATTCACGGCTGGGATAGCGACTCAGGCACTGCCATATTCCTGAAGCCTTGGTCTAAAGGTAACTTTAGTGATAAGGAGGTTGCTGAGTTAGAGGAGATATTCCGAGTCTACATCTTTGGATTCGCTCGAGAAGTACAAGACTTTGCTGGTGATTTCCAGATGAAAT ACCCCTTTGAGATCCAGGGCATAGCAGGCTGTGAGCTACATTCTGGAGGTGCCATAGTAAGCTTCCTGAGGGGAGCTCTAGGAGGATTGGATTTCCTGAGTATCAAGAATGCTTCATGTGTGCCTTCCCCAGAAGGTGGCAGCAGGGCACAGAAGTTCTGTGCACTAATCATACAATATCAAGGTATCATGGAAACCGTGAGAATTCTCCTCTATGAAACCTGCCCCCGATATCTCTTGGGCGTCCTCAATGCAGGAAAAGCAGATCTGCAAAGACAAG TGAAGCCTGAGGCCTGGCTGTCCAGTGGCCCCAGTCCTGGACCTGGCCGTCTGCAGCTTGTGTGCCATGTCTCAGGATTCTACCCAAAGCCCGTGTGGGTGATGTGGATGCGGG GAAACCCCACCTCCATTGGCTCAATTGTTTTGGCAATAATAGTGCCTTCCTTGCTCCTTTTGCTATGCCTTGCATTATGGTATATGAGGCGCCG GTCATATCAGAATATCCCATGA
- the CD1B gene encoding T-cell surface glycoprotein CD1b isoform X1 has product MLLLPFQLLAVLFPGGNSEHAFQGPTSFHVIQTSSFTNSTWAQTQGSGWLDDLQIHGWDSDSGTAIFLKPWSKGNFSDKEVAELEEIFRVYIFGFAREVQDFAGDFQMKYPFEIQGIAGCELHSGGAIVSFLRGALGGLDFLSIKNASCVPSPEGGSRAQKFCALIIQYQGIMETVRILLYETCPRYLLGVLNAGKADLQRQVKPEAWLSSGPSPGPGRLQLVCHVSGFYPKPVWVMWMRGEQEQQGTQLGDILPNANWTWYLQATLDVADGEAAGLSCRVKHSSLEGQDIILYWRNPTSIGSIVLAIIVPSLLLLLCLALWYMRRRSYQNIP; this is encoded by the exons ATGCTGCTGCTGCCATTTCAACTGTTAGCTGTTCTCTTTCCTGGTGGTAACAGTGAACATG CCTTCCAGGGGCCGACCTCCTTTCATGTTATCCAGACCTCGTCCTTTACCAACAGTACCTGGGCACAAACTCAAGGCTCAGGCTGGTTGGATGATTTGCAGATTCACGGCTGGGATAGCGACTCAGGCACTGCCATATTCCTGAAGCCTTGGTCTAAAGGTAACTTTAGTGATAAGGAGGTTGCTGAGTTAGAGGAGATATTCCGAGTCTACATCTTTGGATTCGCTCGAGAAGTACAAGACTTTGCTGGTGATTTCCAGATGAAAT ACCCCTTTGAGATCCAGGGCATAGCAGGCTGTGAGCTACATTCTGGAGGTGCCATAGTAAGCTTCCTGAGGGGAGCTCTAGGAGGATTGGATTTCCTGAGTATCAAGAATGCTTCATGTGTGCCTTCCCCAGAAGGTGGCAGCAGGGCACAGAAGTTCTGTGCACTAATCATACAATATCAAGGTATCATGGAAACCGTGAGAATTCTCCTCTATGAAACCTGCCCCCGATATCTCTTGGGCGTCCTCAATGCAGGAAAAGCAGATCTGCAAAGACAAG TGAAGCCTGAGGCCTGGCTGTCCAGTGGCCCCAGTCCTGGACCTGGCCGTCTGCAGCTTGTGTGCCATGTCTCAGGATTCTACCCAAAGCCCGTGTGGGTGATGTGGATGCGGGGTGAGCAGGAGCAGCAGGGCACTCAGCTAGGGGACATCCTGCCCAATGCTAACTGGACATGGTATCTCCAAGCAACCCTGGATGTGGCAGATGGGGAGGCGGCTGGCCTGTCCTGTCGGGTGAAGCACAGCAGTTTAGAGGGCCAGGACATCATCCTCTACTGGA GAAACCCCACCTCCATTGGCTCAATTGTTTTGGCAATAATAGTGCCTTCCTTGCTCCTTTTGCTATGCCTTGCATTATGGTATATGAGGCGCCG GTCATATCAGAATATCCCATGA